One Orcinus orca chromosome 7, mOrcOrc1.1, whole genome shotgun sequence genomic window carries:
- the GPR55 gene encoding G-protein coupled receptor 55, protein MTSHNSIGCTGPPTGRNMSQRNQSENCSFHDVEVLMKTVQLAVHTPTFLLGLLLNLLAIRGFSSFLKKRWPCYAATSIYMINLAVFDLLLVFSLPFKMALSHVKAPLLPLCTLVECLYFISMYGSIFTICYISLDRFLAIRYPLLVSHLRSPRKTFGICFTIWVLVWVGSTPIYSFHGKVENYTCFHNMSDGTWSAKVFFPLEVFGFLLPMSIMGFCSSRSICILVARRDHTQDWVQQKACIWTIAASLAVFVVSFLPVHLSFLLQFLVRNGFIVECRAKQNIILFLQLSMCFSNINCCLDVFCYYFVIKEFRMDMMAHQASRVQLVLQNTMTTMAKGRKLSLEEGNLSLNSIADTSS, encoded by the exons ATGACATCTCACAACTCCATCGGCTGCACTGGACCCCCTACAG GAAGGAACATGAGCCAGCGAAACCAGAGTGAGAACTGCTCCTTCCATGACGTGGAGGTGCTGATGAAAACCGTGCAGCTGGCTGTCCACACCCCTACCTTCCTCCTCGGTCTGCTCCTCAATCTGCTCGCCATCCGAGGCTTCAGCTCCTTCCTGAAGAAGAGGTGGCCCTGCTACGCTGCCACCTCCATCTACATGATCAACCTGGCGGTCTTCGACCTGCTGCTGGTGTTCTCTCTCCCATTCAAGATGGCCCTGTCTCACGTGAAGGCTCCCCTTCTTCCCCTCTGTACCCTAGTGGAGTGCCTCTACTTCATCAGCATGTATGGGAGCATCTTCACTATCTGCTACATCAGCCTGGACAGATTCTTGGCCATCCGGTACCCGCTCCTGGTCAGCCACCTCCGGTCCCCCAGGAAGACCTTTGGGATCTGCTTCACCATCTGGGTCCTGGTGTGGGTGGGGAGCACCCCTATCTATAGCTTCCATGGGAAAGTGGAAAACTACACGTGCTTCCACAACATGTCTGACGGCACCTGGAGCGCCAAGGTCTTCTTCCCTCTTGAGGTCTTCGGCTTCCTTCTTCCCATGAGCATCATGGGTTTCTGCTCCTCCAGGAGCATTTGCATTCTGGTCGCCCGTCGGGACCACACCCAGGACTGGGTCCAGCAGAAGGCCTGTATCTGGACCATCGCGGCCAGTCTGGCTGtctttgtggtctcctttctccCAGTCCACCTGAGTTTCCTCTTGCAGTTCCTGGTGAGGAATGGCTTTATCGTGGAGTGCAGAGCCAAGCAGAACATCATCTTGTTCCTGCAATTGTCCATGTGTTTCTCCAATATCAACTGCTGCCTGGATGTTTTCTGCTACTACTTTGTCATCAAAGAATTCCGCATGGACATGATGGCCCACCAGGCTTCCAGGGTCCAGCTGGTCCTCCAGAATACCATGACCACCATGGCTAAGGGAAGAAAGCTGAGCTTGGAGGAAGGAAACCTCAGTCTGAATTCCATAGCAGATACCTCTTCCTAG